The DNA segment AGTAGGCCAGGCGGGCCGGGATGCCCGTTTTTCTGCTACCCCTATTCCTCCCTTACCTTGCCGGGCCACTGGCAGCCTGTGGTACCCGGCCACTGCCTAGCCGCCTTTTCCCTATATTTGAGGCAAACCCAGCCACTGTGAAACGCATTGCGATTATACCCGTAGCCGGCACGGGCATGCACCTTCGCCCCCATACGCACACCCTGCCCAAGCCGCTGATCCCCGTGGCTGGCAAGGCCATACTGGGCCATATTGTGGATGCCTGGATAAAGGCCGGAATGGATGAATTCGTCTTTGTAGTGGGCTACCTGGGCACCAAGATCAAGACCTATATAGAGGAGCGCTACACCGGCAAGATCCACTTCCACTTTGTAGAGCAGGAGCCCCGGCTGGGGGTAGGGCACGCCCTGTGGCTTTGTCGTGCCTACATCCGCCAGGCCAGCGAGGTTGTCATCGCCCTGGGCGACACCATCCTGGAGGCAGACCTGAAGGCCCTGCTGGCACGCCCAGAGAATGTGCTATGCGTACAGAAGGTGGAGGACCCCCAGAACTTTGGCGTGGCTACCCTGGACGATGTGGGCTATGTGCGCCTGCTGGAAGAGAAGCCCCAAATACCCAAGAGCAACTATGCCCTGGTGGGGCTGTACAAGATACGCGATACCGCCCTGCTGGTAGAGGCCCTGGAGTATGAGATAGAGAGCGAGAGCCGCAAGAATTATAACCTGACCGACCCCCTGATGCACATGGTGCGCCAGGGGGCCCGCCTGGCCACAGCCCCCGTGCAGTTCTGGCACGACTGTGGACAAAAGG comes from the Bacteroidota bacterium genome and includes:
- a CDS encoding NTP transferase domain-containing protein, producing the protein MKRIAIIPVAGTGMHLRPHTHTLPKPLIPVAGKAILGHIVDAWIKAGMDEFVFVVGYLGTKIKTYIEERYTGKIHFHFVEQEPRLGVGHALWLCRAYIRQASEVVIALGDTILEADLKALLARPENVLCVQKVEDPQNFGVATLDDVGYVRLLEEKPQIPKSNYALVGLYKIRDTALLVEALEYEIESESRKNYNLTDPLMHMVRQGARLATAPVQFWHDCGQKDVLLATNRILLDRKTQTKIPKFPGSVIIPPVYIAPSAVIENSIVGPHVAVDEYSVIRDSIVQNSILGAYSRLHTIVLRGSVVGNDSSLTGSWHSINIGDNTELDLHS